One Centroberyx gerrardi isolate f3 chromosome 2, fCenGer3.hap1.cur.20231027, whole genome shotgun sequence DNA window includes the following coding sequences:
- the slc25a25b gene encoding calcium-binding mitochondrial carrier protein SCaMC-2-B: MMHQQGSLMPPLLSGVFCQCRGVDPGGGGGHAEAPSPASPSQPVTRQPVGSDKDPDSCRSSQPCELCGGPEQDHRLKVLFQVLDVNGDGGICVNDLTIGLKKLGVHRTEHELMKIVKAGDKDLDGQLDFEEFVHYLRDHEKKLRLVFKSLDKKNDGRIDSQEIMQSLRDLGVNISEQQAEKILKSMDKNGTMTIDWNEWRDYHLLHPADNIPEIILYWKHSTIFDVGESLMVPDEFTAEEKKTGMWWRHLVAGGGAGAVSRTCTAPLDRLKVLMQVHASRSNSMRIAGGFLHMIREGGVRSLWRGNGINVIKIGPESAIKFMAYEQIKRLIGSNQETLGITERLVAGSLAGVIAQSSIYPMEVLKTRLALRRTGQFSGIADCAKHIFQKEGLAAFYKGYIPNMLGIIPYAGIDLAVYETLKNSWLQRFATDSADPGVFVLLACGTTSSTCGQLASYPLALVRTRMQAQATVEGGPQMTMTGLFRHIVQTEGATGLYRGLAPNFMKVIPAVSISYVVYEHLKITLGVQSR, encoded by the exons ATGATGCACCAGCAGGGCTCCTTGATGCCCCCGTTGCTCAGCGGGGTTTTCTGCCAGTGCCGAGGTGTCGACCCGGGCGGCGGAGGCGGGCATGCCGAGGCCCCCTCACCGGCTTCCCCGTCACAGCCGGTTACCCGCCAGCCGGTGGGGTCAGACAAGGACCCGGACTCCTGCCGGTCGTCGCAGCCGTGTGAGCTGTGCGGAGGCCCCGAGCAGGACCACAGGCTGAAGGTGCTCTTCCAGGTCCTGGATGTGAACGGGGATGGAGGCATTTGCGTCAACGACCTGACGATAGGGCTGAAGAAATTAGGGGTACACCGCACCGAGCACGAGCTCATG AAAATCGTGAAAGCAGGAGACAAGGACCTGGATGGGCAGTTGGACTTTGAGGAGTTTGTGCATTATCTCAGAGACCATGAGAAAAAGCTCCGACTGGTCTTCAAGAGTCTGGACAAGAAGAATGACG GCCGCATCGACTCCCAAGAAATCATGCAGTCCCTGCGTGACCTGGGAGTGAACATCTCTGAGCAACAGGCTGAGAAGATTCTCAAAAG TATGGATAAGAACGGCACAATGACCATTGACTGGAACGAGTGGCGGGATTACCACCTCCTGCACCCGGCCGACAACATTCCTGAGATCATCCTCTACTGGAAACACTCGACG ATCTTTGATGTTGGGGAGAGCTTGATGGTGCCTGATGAGTTCAcagcagaagagaagaaaacGGGCATGTGGTGGCGACACCTAGTGGCCGGAGGAGGAGCCGGCGCAGTGTCTCGAACCTGCACCGCACCGCTCGATAGGCTCAAAGTGCTCATGCAG GTTCACGCCTCCAGAAGCAACAGCATGCGTATCGCCGGTGGCTTTCTCCACATGATCCGGGAGGGTGGCGTGAGGTCGCTGTGGCGAGGCAACGGCATCAACGTCATCAAAATCGGCCCCGAGTCGGCGATCAAGTTCATGGCCTACGAACAG ATTAAACGATTAATTGGGAGCAACCAGGAGACCTTGGGGATCACGGAGAGACTGGTTGCAGGCTCTCTGGCTGGAGTGATCGCTCAGAGCAGCATCTACCCAATGGAG GTCCTGAAGACTCGCCTGGCGCTGAGGAGGACGGGCCAGTTTTCGGGCATTGCGGATTGCGCCAAACACATCTTCCAGAAGGAGGGCCTGGCCGCTTTCTACAAGGGCTACATTCCCAACATGCTGGGCATCATCCCCTACGCTGGCATCGACCTGGCTGTCTATGAG ACTCTGAAGAATTCCTGGCTGCAGCGCTTCGCCACAGACAGCGCTGATCCAGGAGTGTTTGTCCTCCTGGCTTGTGGTACCACATCCAGCACCTGCGGCCAGCTGGCCAGCTACCCGCTCGCCCTAGTCAGGACTCGGATGCAGGCACAAG CTACCGTGGAAGGAGGCCCTCAGATGACGATGACGGGCCTGTTCAGACACATCGTCCAGACGGAGGGAGCCACGGGACTCTACCGAGGCCTGGCACCCAACTTCATGAAGGTCATTCCGGCCGTCAGCATCAGCTATGTGGTCTACGAGCACCTCAAGATCACCCTGGGTGTCCAGTCGCGGTGA
- the naif1 gene encoding nuclear apoptosis-inducing factor 1, with protein sequence MASLAKKRKMNFSEREVEIIVEEIEKQKHTLVNHFNAGVTHIAKNNAWMEILKKVNAVTTCPRELAEVKKKWSDMKTEVRRKVAQARAAIEGTSADCTPVPVILTAMQQRICNLLGEATIISLPAGDSDAEITLPVTMNTATTVTLTETLPTGSGTVCDEAKPLNAETTYHTLEEGGVVEYCTTTVGDAASTVVTAVEAPVEMLASSSASPPLPQGQAKPQELKSRIALNSARLLQEQRVTNVHVRQIAQHLEGQNELLQMMRRSQEAQAYAQERQAQALEGTQAALLALVQMLRPALKDLRKFLQSGTEVANSGGTAAGGTTDGSGAEEQTRPKTPPPPPQPAEETQ encoded by the exons ATGGCATCGCTcgcgaaaaagagaaaaatgaatttctcggagagggaggtggaaaTTATTGTGGAAGAAATAGAGAAACAAAAGCACACGCTGGTTAACCACTTCAATGCTGGAGTCACCCACATTGCAAAGAATAACGCGTGGATGGAAATCCTGAAAAAGGTGAACGCCGTGACCACCTGTCCCAGAGAGTTGGCCGAGGTGAAAAAGAAGTGGTCTGACATGAAGACCGAGGTCCGGCGGAAAGTGGCCCAGGCCCGGGCGGCTATAGAGGGGACCTCCGCGGACTGCACTCCTGTTCCCGTCATCCTCACTGCTATGCAGCAGAGGATCTGTAACCTCCTGGGAGAAGCCACTATCATCAGTTTACCTGCAGGAGACTCGGACGCCGAGATAACGCTGCCCGTCACCATGAACACAGCCACCACCGTCACACTGACAGAGA ctcttcCAACTGGCTCAGGAACAGTTTGTGATGAAGCAAAACCACTGAATG CAGAGACCACGTACCACAcgctggaggagggaggcgtGGTGGAGTACTGCACCACCACCGTGGGCGACGCCGCCTCCACCGTGGTGACGGCCGTGGAGGCTCCCGTGGAGATGCTGGCCTCGTCCTCGGCCTCCCCCCCGCTGCCCCAGGGCCAGGCCAAGCCCCAGGAGCTGAAGAGCCGCATCGCCCTCAACTCGGCCCGCCTGCTGCAGGAGCAGCGGGTCACCAACGTCCACGTCCGGCAGATCGCCCAGCACCTGGAGGGCCAGAACGAGCTGCTGCAGATGATGCGGCGCTCCCAGGAGGCGCAGGCGTACGCCCAGGAGAGACAGGCCCAGGCCCTGGAGGGCACCCAGGCCGCGCTGCTCGCCCTGGTGCAGATGCTCAGGCCGGCGCTCAAAGACTTGCGCAAGTTCCTGCAGAGCGGGACAGAGGTCGCCAACTCCGGCGGCACGGCGGCAGGAGGGACGACAGACGGGTcgggagcagaggagcagaccaGGCCCAAAACCCCTCCGCCGCCACCACAGCCAGCAGAGGAGACGCAATAg